Genomic window (Gemmatimonadota bacterium):
GGACGGACCTTCTGCGTGCGCTGGGCCGCAGCTATTCCGCTCTGGAGCGGGACGGACTCCGGCTCGCCGTGGTGGACGCGAAGGTTCGCTATGTGGCTCCCGCTCGCTACGACGACCTGGTCAGGGTCGAAACGCGGGTGGGGCGGGTGCGGTCCCGGATGATTACTTTCGATTACGAGTTGTCATCCGCGGAGCCGCCCATTGGATTGCTGGCGCGGGCGAGCACGACGCTGGTCGCGCTGGACTCGGAGGGGCAACCCCGCACGCTCCCGGGGGAGCTTCGCGACGCGCTCGCGCGGCTCGCCGAGGGGGTGGATGCGCTCGATGAAGGTTTCGCCGGTCGCCAGGCCGGCCAGCAGGGACGGAGTTGAATGAACCGACGGTTTCTCGCCCTCGCCCTCGTCGCAACCGCAACGCTCGGGTTCGCCGCCACGCTCGACGCTCAGACGGTTCCCTTCGGAAAAAACAAGATTCAGTACGTCGAATTCGACTGGCAGGTGCTCGCCGGCGAACACGTCGACGTTTACTACTACCCGGAGGAGGAGGAGATCGCGCGGCTGACGCTGGCGTACGCGGAGGAGTCGTTCGACTCTCTCACGCGCAAGTTCCAGCACCA
Coding sequences:
- a CDS encoding thioesterase family protein; this translates as MGVQGFAASLGSHAPDAAGHVTHVRVRYAESDQMGVVYHTHYLVWCEVGRTDLLRALGRSYSALERDGLRLAVVDAKVRYVAPARYDDLVRVETRVGRVRSRMITFDYELSSAEPPIGLLARASTTLVALDSEGQPRTLPGELRDALARLAEGVDALDEGFAGRQAGQQGRS